One segment of Nocardia farcinica DNA contains the following:
- a CDS encoding acyl-CoA dehydrogenase family protein has product MSFIESDERKQLRAAVAALAAKYTYRDYVLPKARKNEPLTELWDEAGKLGFLGVNLPEEYGGGGAGMYELALVMEELSAQGAGLLLMVVSPAICGTIISRYGTDEQKQQWLPKLSDGSAKMVFGITEPDAGSNSHQITTTARRDGDDWLLTGRKIFISGVDQAEAVLIVARTEDHKTGKLKPALFIVPTDAPGFTKVAQEMDIIEPDHQFSLFLDDVRLPSSALVGREDAALMQLFAGLNPERIMGAAMAVGVARYAIDRAVEYAKERTVWKTPIGAHQGISHPLAQVKIELEMAKLMMQKAATLYDAGDEMGAAEAANMAKYAAAEVSIKALDQAIQTHGGAGLTADYGLAAMLGAARIARIAPVSREMVLNFVSQHSLGLPKSY; this is encoded by the coding sequence ATGAGCTTCATCGAGAGCGACGAGCGCAAGCAGCTGCGGGCCGCGGTGGCCGCGCTGGCCGCCAAGTACACCTATCGCGACTACGTGCTGCCCAAGGCCCGCAAGAACGAGCCCCTCACCGAGTTGTGGGACGAGGCAGGGAAATTGGGCTTCCTCGGGGTGAACCTGCCCGAGGAGTACGGCGGCGGCGGTGCGGGCATGTACGAGCTGGCACTGGTGATGGAGGAACTGTCCGCCCAAGGCGCGGGCCTGCTGCTCATGGTGGTCTCCCCGGCCATCTGCGGCACCATCATCAGCCGCTACGGCACCGACGAGCAGAAGCAGCAGTGGCTGCCCAAGCTCTCCGACGGCTCGGCCAAGATGGTCTTCGGCATCACCGAACCCGACGCCGGGTCCAACTCCCACCAGATCACCACCACCGCCCGCCGTGACGGCGACGACTGGCTGCTGACCGGCCGCAAGATCTTCATCTCCGGCGTGGACCAGGCCGAGGCGGTGCTGATCGTCGCGCGCACCGAGGACCACAAGACCGGCAAGCTCAAGCCCGCCCTGTTCATCGTGCCCACCGACGCCCCCGGCTTCACCAAGGTGGCGCAGGAGATGGACATCATCGAGCCCGACCACCAGTTCAGCCTGTTCCTCGACGACGTGCGCCTGCCCTCCAGCGCACTGGTCGGTCGGGAGGACGCCGCGCTGATGCAGCTGTTCGCCGGGCTGAATCCCGAGCGGATCATGGGTGCGGCGATGGCCGTCGGCGTGGCCCGCTACGCCATCGACCGTGCCGTCGAATACGCCAAGGAGCGCACGGTGTGGAAGACACCGATCGGTGCGCACCAAGGCATTTCGCATCCGTTGGCGCAGGTGAAGATCGAGCTGGAGATGGCCAAGCTGATGATGCAGAAGGCCGCCACCCTCTACGACGCGGGCGACGAGATGGGCGCGGCGGAAGCCGCCAACATGGCCAAGTACGCCGCCGCCGAGGTCAGCATCAAGGCGCTCGACCAGGCCATCCAGACCCACGGCGGCGCGGGCCTGACCGCCGACTACGGGCTGGCCGCGATGCTCGGCGCCGCCCGCATCGCGCGGATCGCGCCGGTGAGCCGGGAGATGGTGCTGAACTTCGTGTCCCAGCACTCGCTCGGCCTGCCCAAGTCGTACTGA
- a CDS encoding helix-turn-helix transcriptional regulator: MSRPQPRRRARARRGPLLEFGSFLVDRRIALGLTQLDVAELADVGLSSVRALEGGHDSPTLAVTLRVLDALGLTLVSLTGTAADAITGRAARVRPAQEVDDEQLA, from the coding sequence ATGTCGAGACCTCAGCCACGTCGCCGAGCGCGGGCCCGGCGAGGACCGCTGCTGGAGTTCGGCAGCTTCCTCGTCGATCGCCGCATCGCGCTCGGACTGACCCAGCTCGACGTCGCCGAGCTCGCCGACGTCGGATTGTCCTCGGTCCGGGCACTCGAAGGCGGACACGATTCCCCGACGCTGGCCGTGACGCTACGCGTCCTCGACGCGCTCGGTCTGACACTGGTCAGCCTCACCGGAACCGCAGCTGATGCCATCACCGGCAGGGCCGCCAGGGTCCGCCCGGCACAGGAGGTCGACGATGAGCAACTGGCCTGA
- a CDS encoding acetyl/propionyl/methylcrotonyl-CoA carboxylase subunit alpha, with amino-acid sequence MTISTVLVANRGEIARRVFATCRRMGLGTVAVYSDADAAAPHVREADAAVRLPGNTPAETYLRGELIIEAALAAGADAVHPGYGFLSENAEFARAVLDAGLVWVGPPVAAIEEMGSKVASKKLMDAAGVPVLAELDPAEVTEAHLPVLIKASAGGGGRGMRVVRELADLEPQIAAARREAESAFGDPTVFCERYLETGRHIEVQVLADTHGTIWAVGERECSIQRRHQKVVEEAPSPLVERVDGMRERLFDAARLAAGAISYTGAGTVEFLADDAGEFYFLEMNTRLQVEHPVTECTTGLDLVRLQLEIAAGAALPARPPALRGHSIEVRLYAEDPAHEWQPQSGTVHRLDIPLVCTEFDLLDRAGVRLDTGVVDGSVVGVHYDPMLSKVISYAETRAEAARLLASALQRARIHGLVTNRDLLVRVLRHPAFLAGDTDTAFFATHGLDTLSAPLVSAADERLSIVAAALADAAANRAAARVGGGLPSGWRNLPSQSQRKSYESRVSGVHDVDYRFTRSGVLVDGHDGLELVEAGPERVVLAVPGERGPVRRVFDVARYGDLVCVDSPLGPVSVRRLPRFSDPADQVATGSLLAPMPGSVIRLGAAVGDRVDAGQPVLWLEAMKMEHTIAAPAAGVLSAVNVAVGQQVDIGTVLAVVEPAADDTEKD; translated from the coding sequence ATGACGATTTCCACTGTGCTGGTCGCGAATCGAGGCGAGATCGCCCGGCGGGTGTTCGCCACCTGCCGCCGGATGGGACTGGGCACCGTCGCGGTGTACTCCGACGCCGATGCCGCCGCACCCCATGTGCGGGAGGCCGACGCGGCGGTCCGGCTGCCGGGCAACACCCCGGCCGAGACCTATCTGCGCGGGGAGCTGATCATCGAGGCGGCACTCGCCGCGGGCGCCGACGCGGTGCACCCCGGCTACGGCTTCCTCTCCGAGAACGCCGAGTTCGCCCGCGCCGTGCTGGACGCGGGGCTGGTGTGGGTCGGGCCGCCGGTCGCCGCGATCGAGGAGATGGGCTCGAAGGTCGCCTCGAAGAAGCTGATGGACGCCGCGGGTGTGCCGGTGCTGGCCGAACTCGATCCGGCCGAGGTCACCGAGGCGCATCTGCCGGTGCTGATCAAGGCCTCCGCGGGCGGCGGTGGCCGCGGCATGCGGGTGGTGCGCGAGCTGGCCGATCTCGAACCGCAGATCGCCGCGGCCCGCCGGGAAGCCGAATCCGCCTTCGGCGACCCGACCGTGTTCTGCGAGCGCTACCTCGAGACCGGCCGCCACATCGAGGTGCAGGTGCTCGCCGACACGCACGGCACCATCTGGGCCGTCGGCGAGCGGGAATGCTCCATCCAGCGGCGGCACCAGAAGGTCGTCGAGGAGGCGCCCTCGCCGCTGGTCGAACGCGTCGACGGCATGCGGGAGCGGCTGTTCGACGCCGCCCGGCTGGCCGCGGGCGCGATCTCCTACACCGGCGCGGGCACCGTGGAATTCCTGGCCGACGACGCGGGCGAGTTCTACTTCCTGGAGATGAACACCCGGCTGCAGGTGGAACATCCGGTCACCGAGTGCACCACCGGGTTGGACCTGGTGCGGCTGCAACTCGAGATCGCCGCGGGCGCGGCGCTGCCCGCCCGGCCGCCCGCGCTGCGCGGACATTCGATCGAGGTGCGCCTCTACGCCGAGGACCCGGCCCACGAGTGGCAGCCGCAGAGCGGCACCGTGCACCGCCTCGACATTCCGCTGGTGTGCACCGAATTCGATCTGCTCGACCGGGCCGGCGTGCGGCTGGACACCGGTGTGGTGGACGGTTCGGTGGTCGGCGTGCACTACGACCCGATGCTGTCGAAGGTGATCTCCTACGCCGAGACCCGCGCCGAGGCCGCCCGCCTGCTGGCCTCGGCGTTGCAGCGGGCCCGCATCCACGGTCTGGTCACCAACCGGGACCTGCTGGTCCGGGTGCTGCGCCACCCGGCCTTCCTCGCCGGTGACACCGACACGGCATTCTTCGCCACCCACGGCCTGGACACCCTGTCGGCACCGCTGGTGAGCGCGGCCGACGAGCGGCTGTCCATCGTGGCCGCGGCCCTCGCCGACGCCGCCGCCAACCGGGCCGCCGCCCGGGTCGGCGGCGGGTTGCCCAGCGGCTGGCGCAACCTGCCCTCGCAGTCGCAGCGCAAGTCCTACGAGAGCCGGGTCAGCGGCGTGCACGACGTCGACTACCGGTTCACCCGTTCCGGCGTGCTGGTCGACGGGCACGACGGTCTCGAACTGGTCGAGGCCGGCCCCGAGCGGGTCGTGCTGGCGGTGCCGGGCGAGCGCGGCCCGGTGCGGCGGGTGTTCGACGTCGCCCGCTACGGCGATCTGGTGTGTGTGGACTCGCCGCTGGGTCCGGTGAGCGTGCGCAGGCTGCCGCGCTTCAGCGATCCGGCCGACCAGGTGGCCACCGGCTCGCTGCTCGCCCCGATGCCGGGCAGCGTCATCCGGCTCGGCGCCGCCGTCGGTGACCGCGTGGACGCGGGTCAGCCGGTGCTGTGGCTGGAGGCGATGAAGATGGAGCACACCATCGCCGCGCCCGCCGCCGGTGTGCTCAGCGCGGTGAACGTCGCGGTCGGCCAGCAGGTCGACATCGGCACGGTATTGGCCGTCGTGGAACCCGCGGCCGACGACACAGAGAAGGACTGA
- a CDS encoding helix-turn-helix domain-containing protein: MGKSVTRGSADDRERESSPTPGQVVPDGPVVTGVRHRQLGRILREMRSETGLSILTAAKAVGMGSGSLQRLECGQASKIHDAKLVKLCRLYQGMDRLEELKTLAAQRREQSWWDERTDMLAPSFKVYLGLEAAAERLTVYRPDIISSLYQTQEYAEVLDRIYFHDDSPGERAQRMEVRRKRLGLINRSLSPLEVDLVLDEGVLRRIVGGARLMSRQLRHLADMPPNVSLRVLPDCAGYPMGKAVDAFTLLDFGANSGKANEPPVVYVESFAGSMHLETPRSVRAYREAFRRIQRVALDRSESKRLLRRVAKEYGP, encoded by the coding sequence ATGGGCAAGTCGGTGACCAGGGGAAGTGCCGACGATCGGGAGCGTGAATCGTCACCCACGCCGGGGCAGGTGGTCCCTGACGGGCCGGTGGTGACGGGGGTTCGGCACCGCCAGCTCGGCCGGATTCTTCGCGAAATGCGCAGCGAAACCGGGCTTTCCATTCTCACGGCAGCAAAAGCGGTAGGAATGGGGTCGGGATCGCTTCAGCGCCTCGAGTGCGGACAGGCGTCCAAGATCCACGACGCCAAGCTGGTCAAGCTCTGTCGGCTCTATCAGGGGATGGACCGGCTCGAGGAACTCAAAACGCTTGCTGCGCAACGCCGAGAACAGAGTTGGTGGGATGAGCGTACGGATATGCTCGCCCCGAGTTTCAAGGTCTATCTGGGACTGGAAGCCGCAGCCGAGCGGCTCACCGTGTATCGCCCGGACATCATCTCCAGTCTTTACCAAACCCAGGAGTACGCAGAGGTTTTGGATCGAATCTACTTCCACGACGATTCGCCTGGCGAACGGGCGCAGCGAATGGAAGTGCGCAGAAAGAGGCTTGGGTTGATCAACCGCTCCCTGTCACCGCTGGAGGTCGACTTGGTGCTCGACGAGGGAGTCTTGCGCCGGATCGTCGGAGGCGCCCGACTGATGAGCCGACAGCTTCGACATCTGGCAGATATGCCGCCGAATGTATCGTTACGGGTGTTGCCGGATTGTGCGGGATACCCGATGGGCAAGGCGGTCGATGCGTTCACGCTCCTCGACTTCGGCGCGAACAGCGGGAAAGCGAATGAGCCGCCGGTGGTCTATGTCGAAAGCTTCGCTGGCAGTATGCATTTGGAAACGCCTCGCAGTGTGCGCGCCTACCGGGAGGCGTTCCGGCGCATCCAGCGGGTAGCGTTGGATCGGAGTGAGAGTAAACGCCTGCTCAGGCGGGTAGCAAAGGAGTACGGGCCGTGA
- a CDS encoding type II toxin-antitoxin system HipA family toxin, which translates to MSNWPEPGRLRDVESADVYKCGRLAGTLRRDGDDVVFTYLEEYRADPETPPIAFTLPKHSEAVRTTGGSVPPFFAGLLPEGARLVAITALTRTSEDDHLSLLLAVGADTVGDVQVLPTGLSLTEPPPLFGEDPATADFAEVFARATAITGDEFDRTALPGIQVKVSARMISTPVRTGHGAAILKLNPPEFPRLVENENFFLDMAAECGIRVPPHQLAIDRLGRAGLFVERFDRVVEGDGIRRLAQEDACQVLGRYPAAKYRISLQEAIKGLGQAVEAGEGSRRAAILTMLEIAAFSYLIGNGDLHGKNLSILRAPSGIWEVTPAYDLLTTQPYLSWKDPMALALYGRNARLGHRWWMEAAERLGVPRRALARSLARISEAAQPWIGRLGEIGFDEAWTRRLAELIEQRRQELSAPE; encoded by the coding sequence ATGAGCAACTGGCCTGAGCCCGGACGCCTCCGCGACGTCGAGTCTGCCGATGTGTACAAGTGCGGTCGCCTGGCGGGAACCCTTCGCAGGGACGGTGACGACGTGGTCTTCACCTACCTCGAGGAGTATCGAGCCGACCCCGAGACACCGCCGATCGCGTTCACCCTGCCCAAGCATTCCGAGGCCGTCCGAACGACCGGCGGTTCGGTCCCACCGTTCTTCGCCGGCCTGCTCCCCGAGGGAGCTCGCTTGGTCGCGATCACGGCGCTCACCAGAACGAGCGAGGACGACCACCTCAGCCTGCTTCTCGCGGTCGGTGCGGACACCGTCGGCGACGTCCAGGTGCTCCCCACCGGGCTGTCTCTCACCGAGCCGCCGCCACTGTTCGGCGAAGATCCCGCCACCGCGGACTTCGCCGAGGTGTTTGCCCGGGCCACCGCGATCACCGGCGATGAGTTCGACCGCACCGCACTGCCGGGGATTCAGGTGAAGGTGTCCGCCCGGATGATCTCCACTCCCGTGCGAACCGGGCATGGGGCAGCCATCCTGAAACTGAATCCACCGGAGTTCCCCCGCCTGGTGGAGAACGAGAACTTCTTTCTCGACATGGCCGCGGAGTGTGGAATCCGGGTCCCACCGCATCAACTCGCGATCGACCGGCTTGGGCGAGCCGGACTGTTCGTCGAACGCTTCGACCGAGTGGTGGAGGGAGACGGGATACGGCGCCTCGCGCAAGAGGATGCCTGCCAGGTACTCGGCAGGTATCCGGCCGCGAAGTACCGGATATCGTTGCAGGAAGCGATCAAGGGACTCGGGCAGGCGGTGGAGGCCGGGGAAGGATCGCGCCGGGCCGCCATTCTCACCATGCTCGAGATCGCGGCGTTCAGTTACCTCATCGGCAACGGCGATTTACACGGCAAGAACCTCTCCATCCTTCGGGCGCCGAGCGGGATCTGGGAGGTCACCCCCGCCTACGACCTGCTCACCACGCAGCCGTACCTGTCCTGGAAAGACCCGATGGCGCTGGCACTGTACGGCCGGAATGCCAGGCTCGGGCACCGATGGTGGATGGAGGCCGCCGAGCGTCTCGGTGTTCCCCGGCGCGCGCTGGCCCGCAGCCTGGCCCGCATCAGTGAGGCGGCCCAACCGTGGATCGGGAGGCTGGGCGAGATCGGGTTCGACGAAGCCTGGACGCGACGACTCGCGGAGCTGATCGAGCAGCGGCGGCAGGAGTTGTCCGCCCCCGAGTGA
- a CDS encoding DUF397 domain-containing protein — MSTNLSRARWFKSSHSGGNDNCLEVAFLDGGMVGVRDSKDPSGGVLVFTPAEWDAFLNGVQGGEFDRP, encoded by the coding sequence GTGAGCACGAACCTGTCCCGGGCGCGTTGGTTCAAGAGCAGCCACAGTGGGGGGAACGACAACTGCCTGGAAGTTGCGTTCCTGGATGGCGGCATGGTGGGGGTCCGCGACTCGAAGGACCCGTCCGGGGGCGTGTTGGTGTTCACTCCGGCGGAGTGGGACGCTTTCCTGAACGGCGTGCAGGGCGGCGAGTTCGATCGTCCGTGA
- a CDS encoding acyl-CoA carboxylase subunit beta yields MTILRSTLDSAAPEYTAAAEAMTTKLTEIEAEFAKAVAGGGPEKLARHRKRGKLTARERIELLIDEDSPFLELCPLAAWGSEFHVGASVIAGIGIVEGVECMIVAPDPTVRGGTSNPWTLRKNLRMNDIAMENRLPVIGLVESGGADLPTQKEVFVPGGRMFRDLTKLSAMGIPTIALVFGNSTAGGAYIPGMSDYTVMIKERSKVFLGGPPLVKMATGEESDDESLGGAEMHARTSGLADYLAADEQDAIRIGRSIVKRLNWRKQGPAPRGPVLEPRYDPEELLGIVPADLKIPFDPREVIARVVDDSDFDEFKPLYGSSLVTGWAQLHGYPVGILANARGVLFSEEAQKAAQFIQLANQSDTPLLFLHNTTGYMVGKEFEQKGIIKHGAMMINAVSNSKVPHISLLMGASYGAGHYGMCGRAYDPRFVFAWPSAKSAVMGGAQLAGVISIVGRAAAEARGKPFDEEADAGMRAMIEAQIEAESLPMFMSGRLYDDGVIDPRDTRTVLGMALSAIHNAPIKGAEGFGVFRM; encoded by the coding sequence ATGACGATCCTGCGCAGCACCCTCGACAGCGCGGCACCGGAATACACCGCCGCCGCCGAGGCGATGACCACCAAACTCACCGAGATCGAAGCCGAATTCGCCAAGGCGGTCGCCGGTGGCGGGCCAGAGAAGCTGGCCAGGCATCGCAAGCGCGGCAAGCTCACCGCCCGCGAACGCATCGAACTGCTCATCGACGAGGACTCGCCGTTCCTGGAGCTGTGCCCGCTGGCCGCCTGGGGCAGCGAATTCCACGTCGGTGCCAGCGTGATCGCCGGGATCGGCATCGTGGAGGGCGTGGAGTGCATGATCGTCGCGCCCGACCCGACGGTGCGCGGCGGCACCTCCAACCCGTGGACGTTGCGCAAGAACCTGCGCATGAACGACATCGCCATGGAGAACCGGCTGCCGGTGATCGGGCTGGTCGAATCCGGCGGCGCGGACCTGCCCACCCAGAAGGAGGTCTTCGTCCCCGGGGGGCGGATGTTCCGCGACCTCACCAAGCTCTCCGCGATGGGCATTCCCACCATCGCGCTGGTGTTCGGCAATTCCACCGCAGGCGGCGCCTACATCCCCGGCATGTCCGACTACACGGTGATGATCAAGGAGCGCTCCAAGGTGTTCCTCGGCGGCCCGCCGCTGGTGAAGATGGCCACCGGGGAGGAATCCGACGACGAATCCCTCGGCGGCGCCGAGATGCATGCCCGCACCTCGGGCCTGGCCGACTACCTGGCCGCCGACGAGCAGGACGCGATCCGCATCGGCCGCTCCATCGTCAAACGGCTGAACTGGCGCAAGCAGGGCCCGGCGCCGCGCGGTCCGGTGCTCGAGCCGCGCTACGACCCCGAGGAACTGCTCGGCATCGTGCCCGCCGACCTGAAGATCCCGTTCGACCCGCGCGAGGTGATCGCGCGCGTGGTCGACGACTCCGACTTCGACGAGTTCAAGCCGCTCTACGGCAGCAGCCTGGTCACCGGCTGGGCGCAGCTGCACGGCTACCCGGTGGGCATCCTCGCCAACGCGCGCGGCGTGCTGTTCTCCGAGGAGGCACAGAAGGCCGCGCAGTTCATCCAGCTCGCCAACCAGTCCGACACGCCACTGCTGTTCCTGCACAACACCACCGGCTACATGGTCGGCAAGGAGTTCGAGCAGAAGGGCATCATCAAGCACGGCGCGATGATGATCAACGCGGTGTCGAACTCGAAGGTGCCGCACATCTCGCTGCTGATGGGCGCCTCCTACGGCGCGGGCCACTACGGCATGTGCGGCCGCGCCTACGATCCGCGCTTCGTCTTCGCCTGGCCCAGCGCGAAATCCGCGGTCATGGGTGGTGCGCAGCTGGCCGGTGTGATCTCGATCGTCGGCCGCGCCGCCGCCGAGGCGCGCGGCAAGCCGTTCGACGAGGAGGCCGACGCGGGGATGCGCGCGATGATCGAGGCGCAGATCGAGGCCGAATCGCTGCCGATGTTCATGTCCGGCAGGCTCTACGACGACGGCGTGATCGATCCCCGCGATACCCGCACGGTGTTGGGCATGGCGCTCTCGGCCATCCACAACGCCCCGATCAAGGGCGCCGAGGGCTTCGGCGTCTTCCGGATGTGA
- a CDS encoding TetR/AcrR family transcriptional regulator, protein MATPHEPKQDRSRATRQRLLEATIDCLAEMGWAAATVAVVAERAGVSRGAAQHHFPTREDLITAALEYMFDTRNEQARREAEAMSEQLDGIARTEAVVEGLVESYTSPLFKAALQVWTHAAADPVLRERIVPLEAKFGRASHRRAVEALGVDDSDPVAHHLVQATLDLARGLGLADVLTDDSARRKQIIHQWAVTLHSALHTGVVSVAAEPA, encoded by the coding sequence ATGGCGACACCCCACGAACCCAAGCAGGACCGCAGCCGCGCCACCCGGCAGCGGCTGCTCGAGGCGACCATCGACTGCCTGGCCGAGATGGGCTGGGCCGCCGCCACGGTCGCCGTGGTCGCCGAACGGGCCGGGGTGTCGCGCGGCGCGGCCCAGCACCACTTCCCGACCAGGGAAGATCTCATCACGGCCGCGCTCGAGTACATGTTCGACACCAGGAACGAGCAGGCCAGGCGCGAAGCCGAGGCCATGTCCGAGCAGCTCGACGGCATCGCCCGCACCGAAGCCGTGGTCGAGGGCCTGGTCGAGTCCTACACCAGCCCGCTGTTCAAGGCCGCCCTCCAGGTGTGGACCCACGCCGCCGCCGACCCGGTGCTCCGCGAACGCATCGTCCCCCTGGAAGCCAAATTCGGCCGCGCCTCCCACCGCCGCGCCGTCGAAGCCCTCGGCGTCGACGACTCCGACCCCGTCGCCCACCACCTCGTCCAAGCCACCCTCGACCTGGCCCGCGGACTCGGCCTCGCGGACGTCCTCACCGACGACTCCGCCCGGCGCAAGCAGATCATCCACCAGTGGGCCGTCACCCTGCACTCGGCACTGCACACGGGTGTGGTGTCCGTGGCCGCGGAACCGGCGTAA
- a CDS encoding enoyl-CoA hydratase family protein has product MTDTSTAPLVRYDVRDRFAVLTFDSPHNRNALSARLVADLLRGLDDAAADPAVRGIVLTHTGNTFCAGADLSEAGDTDPAVAADQRTRTMIGVLRRLVEIPKPVIAQIDGNVRAGGMGIVAGCDIVVAGPGSSFALTEVRIGLAPFMISLTLLPRLEPRAAARYYLTGEKFGAAEAERIGLVTVTAEDPAAEVARLCAELRKGAPQGLAEAKRLVNAPILAEFDRSAEELAQRSASFFGTPEVREGMTAFLQRRPPTWAE; this is encoded by the coding sequence ATGACCGACACCTCCACCGCGCCGCTGGTGCGCTACGACGTCCGCGACCGCTTCGCCGTGCTGACGTTCGATTCCCCGCACAACCGCAACGCGCTGTCCGCACGCCTGGTCGCGGACCTGCTGCGCGGTCTCGACGACGCGGCCGCGGACCCGGCGGTGCGCGGCATCGTGCTCACCCACACCGGCAACACCTTCTGCGCGGGCGCCGACCTGAGCGAAGCGGGCGACACCGATCCCGCGGTCGCCGCCGATCAGCGCACCCGCACGATGATCGGCGTGCTGCGCAGGCTCGTCGAGATCCCCAAGCCGGTGATCGCCCAGATCGACGGCAACGTCCGCGCGGGCGGCATGGGCATCGTCGCGGGCTGCGACATCGTCGTCGCCGGGCCGGGCAGCTCGTTCGCGCTCACCGAAGTGCGCATCGGATTGGCGCCGTTCATGATCTCGCTCACCCTGCTGCCGCGCCTGGAACCGCGCGCCGCCGCCCGCTACTACCTCACCGGGGAGAAGTTCGGCGCCGCCGAGGCCGAGCGGATCGGCTTGGTCACCGTCACCGCCGAGGACCCCGCCGCCGAGGTGGCGCGGCTGTGCGCGGAACTGCGCAAGGGCGCCCCGCAGGGCCTGGCCGAGGCCAAACGACTCGTCAACGCGCCCATCCTCGCCGAATTCGACCGGTCCGCCGAGGAACTGGCGCAACGCTCGGCGAGCTTCTTCGGCACCCCCGAGGTGCGCGAGGGCATGACGGCCTTCCTGCAACGCCGCCCGCCCACCTGGGCAGAATGA